One region of Trichoderma breve strain T069 chromosome 7 map unlocalized scaffold00007, whole genome shotgun sequence genomic DNA includes:
- a CDS encoding carbonic anhydrase domain-containing protein, with product MVSKVLDELLNRNAKLVETYKAPPSLVPMVQATRQSGAGTIILSCSDPRLNPYSVFGIDATIKGVTMVRNAGGRAMDAVRSISILQTIGNAKTVVVVHHTDCGMTHYHDSRIKEALIEIAPQEKDTINASKYGEIAGPIEDSLKEDVDLLSSSPFILPGTSIVGLKLDIFTGAIEKVTEVKTAEQH from the exons ATGGTTTCAAAGGTcctcgatgagcttctcaaccGCAATGC CAAACTTGTCGAAACTTACAAGGCGCCGCCTTCTCTGGTCCCAATGGTCCAGGCAACTCGCCAAAGCGGTGCAGGAACAATCATCCTCAGCTGCTCTGACCCGCGTTTGAACCCCTACTCGGTATTTGGCATCGATGCAACGATCAAAGGCGTCACTATGGTCCGCAATGCTGGAGGCCGTGCCATGGACGCTGTTAGATCAATCTCTATCCTCCAAACCATTGGCAACGCAAAGACTGTTGTTGTCGTGCACCACACAG ACTGCGGCATGACGCATTACCATGACTCAAGAATCAAGGAGGCCCTGATCGAGATCGCACCTCAGGAGAAAGACACCATCAATGCTTCCAAATACGGCGAAATCGCGGGACC AATTGAGGATAGTCTGAAAGAAGACGTGGATCTTCTAAGCTCCTCGCCCTTCATCCTTCCAGGAACCTCGATTGTGGGACTGAAGCTGGATATTTTTACTGGCGCCATTGAGAAGGTTACTGAAGTCAAGACTGCTGAACAGCACTGA
- a CDS encoding f-box-like domain-containing protein: MTTTDSPIKNLPNELLSNVLAELSTKELLPVVSVSHRFCSLATRILHRRLAITATLPGNEVILECYHPSAKISTPYLACRYLGTASCDGPSINEQNPSFVHLRKMYSCFRPVIMEENRRRRFRYGWSVQTLAGSTQLQIAAEDILDETAHQEVYLDEGERFSQLCTVTNVVTHGSRPGLFTRHVNISEGVIRVFRHWLSNGATIASSGTFSSNDSRILWVDRTKDIGLRFKVTPGPETRGTIFEDEPPVFYNLIYEELIIRTSTLLLAVEEAAVKYVAHSGKDIIIASI, translated from the exons ATGACGACCACAGATTCCCCCATCAAGAATCTCCCCAATgaa cttctctccaacGTGCTAGCTGAACTCAGTACAAAGGAGCTCCTCCCAGTCGTCTCCGTCAGTCACCGCTTCTGCTCTCTAGCAACCCGTATCCTACATCGCCGCCTCGCTATTACGGCCACACTTCCAGGCAACGAAGTGATTCTCGAATGCTACCATCCAAGCGCCAAGATATCCACGCCATACCTGGCCTGTCGATATCTCGGCACGGCGTCATGCGACGGGCCCTCGATCAATGAGCAGAACCCGAGCTTCGTACATCTGCGCAAGATGTATTCATGCTTCCGACCAGTCATAATGGAAGAGAACAGACGCAGAAGGTTCCGTTATGGGTGGTCTGTACAAACCTTGGCCGGAAGCACTCAGCTCCAGATTGCTGCCGAGGATATCCTTGATGAGACTGCACATCAGGAAGTGTACCTCGATGAAGGGGAGCGCTTCTCTCAGCTCTGCACCGTGACGAATGTCGTTACGCATGGTTCACGACCGGGCCTTTTCACACGACATGTCAATATCAGCGAGGGTGTCATTCGTGTTTTCAGGCACTGGCTGTCCA ATGGGGCCACAATTGCGAGCTCGGGTACATTTTCATCAAACGACAGCCGCATCTTGTGGGTAGACAGAACAAAGGACATTGGCCTGCGTTTCAAGGTAACGCCCGGGCCAGAGACACGGGGGACAATCTTTGAAGACGAGCCGCCCGTGTTTTACAATCTAATTTACGAAG AACTGATTATACGCACCAGCACACTGCTTTTGgccgttgaagaagcagctgtaAAATATGTGGCGCATTCAGGAAAAGACATCATTATCGCGTCCATCTGA